The following coding sequences are from one Cydia splendana chromosome 15, ilCydSple1.2, whole genome shotgun sequence window:
- the LOC134797340 gene encoding vacuolar protein sorting-associated protein 16 homolog produces MNWSMDEGLDNMIISGALYRVPIAVVRDRKQFGRIATTAKPVITIYNCVGNVISKILWNSGVLVHMGWSDGEQLLCVQESGDVLVYDMFGAYQKTFNMGQEIRDTKVSKAQLFSNRTGSNTNR; encoded by the exons ATGAACTGGTCCATGGATGAGGGCCTAGACAACATGATCATCAGTGGAGCCCTGTACAGAGTGCCTATTGCAGTGGTGCGGGACCGGAAGCAGTTTGGCAGGATTGCAACCACTGCCAAACCTGTCATAACAATTTACAACTGTGTAGGGAATGTTATATCAAAGATTTTG TGGAACAGCGGAGTCCTGGTCCACATGGGCTGGTCGGACGGGGAGCAGCTGCTGTGTGTGCAGGAGAGCGGAGATGTGCTCGTTTATGACATGTTTGGCGCCTACCAGAAGACATTCAATATGGGGCAAGAAATTAGGGACACTAAG GTCAGCAAAGCACAGCTGTTCTCAAATAGGACTGGCTCTAACACCAACCGCTGA